The Psychrobacter sp. 28M-43 genome segment ATTAGCCCGTCAGTTGAATCGCCCGCTACGCTACCTACAACGGGCGGCTACTAACTATATTCGTCTTGGTCATGCAACCACACTGCCAACGCAAAAAGGCCCCACAGAAATACGTCAAGTTAATATGGCGTTTAACCGACTGTTCACAACATTGAATCAGGCGCAAAAAGAGCGAACAATCATGCTTGCCGGCATCTCACACGATCTGCGGACGCCGTTGACACGTATGCGCTTAACCGCAGAAATGCTACCAGATGATTTTTTCCGTGAAGGGCTGATTTACGATATTGAGGATATGGATGCCATTTTGGAGCAGTTCATCTCTTTTATGAAAGATGGTTCTGATGAGCCAGTCAGCTTGACCAACCTAGACACTATATTTAATGAAATCATGGTGCAGTTTGCGCCAATGAAGTTTGTATATGAGTCAGAATGCGACAAGGTCGTCCCTGTACGTCCATTATCCATCAAGCGTCTGATTATCAACTTGGTCAATAATGCCAATCGTTATGGAAAGCCACCTATTTATTTATCAGCAACGGTTGTACCGACATTTATAGAAACTGTCGAAGACGAAGATACGGATGTGGTCAGCGAAAATGTGGTGAATAAAGAAGCTCAAGAACAGCTAGTGATTTGTGTACGAGATTGCGGTGATGGCGTCGCTGACGATCAATTAGAGCGAATTATGCAACCGTTTGAACGTGGAGAGACGGCACGGACTACTCAAGGTAGTGGACTAGGTCTTGCGATTGTTGATCGTATTGCACGATTACATCATGGTACTGTTGAAGCCATCAACCACCCTGAAGGCGGGCTACAAGTATGCGTACGTATTCCCCTACTCTCCAAAGTCGCTGGAGATACTACGCTAGCGGCTGATGTAGAAGAGGTATCTGAGGTAGACAATACGGTACCAAATTCAAAATAGTGATGAGACTTTAATCTGAATAAGCAAAGAGGTCAACGCTAGTATTTGCTACCAATAGCCGGCGGAATA includes the following:
- a CDS encoding ATP-binding protein translates to MISPNPKPRRKGWLPRSYSNTWLTTLMVAFIVLISVSLSILFFWRSLYLPELKNHARYLTSEVQLINSVNKDWQGRPEVRQWIYQHSHVVVVNNPSDFPEVADKPFVSFFTDVLQREIGAQLGRPVEVYFKFKPTPQLWVQDSRDDSFWVREPVVYYSQYSPTLLVLFLIGLPILSLLTIILLARQLNRPLRYLQRAATNYIRLGHATTLPTQKGPTEIRQVNMAFNRLFTTLNQAQKERTIMLAGISHDLRTPLTRMRLTAEMLPDDFFREGLIYDIEDMDAILEQFISFMKDGSDEPVSLTNLDTIFNEIMVQFAPMKFVYESECDKVVPVRPLSIKRLIINLVNNANRYGKPPIYLSATVVPTFIETVEDEDTDVVSENVVNKEAQEQLVICVRDCGDGVADDQLERIMQPFERGETARTTQGSGLGLAIVDRIARLHHGTVEAINHPEGGLQVCVRIPLLSKVAGDTTLAADVEEVSEVDNTVPNSK